The sequence CACGAGCACGCTTATGTGACGGTGGAATTCTCACGAACATCCCTTTGGCACGGGCTTTGCAAGCCAGCTCGTAGAGACGTTGTTCAGTGGCAACCAtaatgattttctgaaaaattcttgtTGTCTcggtaaaatttaaatttgaaaatatttatttttaattagagGAAGAGCCGGATACATTTTCTGGACAGTTTTGTCAGATATAATTTTAgttcaagaaaatttaaagttttaccTTTTCGGTTGAACTTGGCGCGTTTGATCCGCTAGACGATGACGGACCGGCATTTGGTGCCggcttcattttttgttgtttgtgatttttggaagataacctggaaaaatatagtttatCATTCAAAATATTACACCTATAAGTTTTAAGAAAACACCAAACaagcaaaaaagaaagttaAGACAAAAAATAGCACAAAACCCTAAATCATCACCGGaaatcctaaaaaatcttaataGAAAGAAAGAAAGGGGCACAtatattcaaatgaaaaaaccgcgcgcgcgaccgcaacgcgccTGAAGGGTGTCTGTGGGGCACCCTCTTTGTCGAGTGGTGTGTTGAGAGGAAAGGTGGGAAGGCGAAGTGATGCGCATATAAAACATATGACTACAGCGGCTTGATTATTGATATTTAAGCCGTTGATGTAGTCACTAGAGAAGAAaagattatgaaaaaaatgagagaggacatcttgatttttgaaaaaaaaatagaacgaTTATTaacgaaaaaaccaaaattcgcgtggaaaagtgatttaaaaaatcatgacaacgtcttgtattttttatagaaaaccgttctgaactgaaaaatgctaCAATTAAAATAGAATAAATTAATAGTTCCAATGGAGTAAAAAATGTAACAAAGCCAGATAAATACTAAACAGAACAAGCTAAAGACCTGTGGCAACccgatttccaaaataaatagAACATGATTAAGTAAGTTTTCCCCCGGCAATTCGGCTCTTCATATAACGAGATGAATGATAAATTGTGATATCGACAAGTTGAGCCATTGCGAAGACACCTCCGACGATGGCACACAGTGAGACTAGAAATGAGGCGaaggatctgaaaattaggaCATAATTATAAGTattgtggaaaattttgaatatttatgtgTGTAATCAAGGTGacttaaattatttttttactttcgTGAATTTTGTTCTGTTGCCTTCAAACTacataatttttaagaatataACTTACTGTCTGAATTCTTCATATTGCACCATCAACGGACTAAATTCGTACTGCAAAAAGAAACCAGGAAGTCCGGATtggcctgaaaaataaaaacacattattttttaactcaatCTCACTGGCAAACTAACGGAATCCCAAATCCTTCTTGTGAGTTGTCACCGAAAACTGATGGCTCTGATCGACACGTCCATCCAAGTAGTCATATCTTGTAGGAACTACTTTCACGTAGTACTGGTACATAATTCCTCCTCGATTGTCCGTATTCACTTTTCCATCTAGTGGATAGTTCTTTCCGGGGAACGACTTTCCGAACGACACGTGGTTAACTGTGTGGGAGGCGTCAAATTTCACTGGGTCCAGATTGTGAAGGTCGTGGacttaaaaaatgtgttttgaaaatattaaaggaTTTAAGAACGATCTGTTCCTCAAGCGCTATGCACTGCGAGTCAGGTACATTGCCGGTGGTGCTCCCACTGGGCTtcttaagccacgtcctagccggggactgtggccgataatccagtcgtggatagctccacttcccaatagaggctagTTGAACCTGGGGGTGAGGCCGGATTTGAACGTGTGACCTCCagattgctagcggccaccactaccgactgagctatcccgctccttttagtaatttttgaacttcaacTAAAAGCTTACCATGGGATCTCATTGCTTGATGTGGGTCTCCTGGAGCAAGATGAAAGTTTCCTGCAACTTTGGCTACTTTCACTGTTCCATAAACTCTGCATCCTTCATTTTTGTGCTCATTGAACTCTTTGACCCACTTGTCGTTCTGAATACTTATGTAATTTCTCATgggtttttaaaactaaaataaccTTGCACTGCTCAACTTCCTCAATATTCACTTGCCATCCTTTGACTGCGTAAGCGCTTTTAACATCATCGCATGTGTTACAACATCTGTAAGAACATATTagttattaattaattaatatattAAAAGTTCTCAATTTGCTAACAACTAACATTCCATCTGCAGCCGCTCCATAACAACTGCCACATTTGACTTCTTGAATCACATCCGTCGTCTCCACACTTGTCTTATTCTGAttgatttctattttttgagcACTCTCAGATATGTTCCGACCTTCAGGGTCCAAGCGAAGCCGATAAATGTCGTCGTTGATGTTTTCCTGGGCTTCACTACTAACATCCATTACGTCTACAGtgataactgaaaaatttgaaaacactaTCAATTTGCATTTAACATTTGCATTTTATATAGCCTAGATGTTCTCACTGTACTAGCAAGTACAAGTTGACCATAGTTATCATAGTAAAATTTCACTCCTATGAgctttcaatttattttaaagataAGCGCTTACTTTTTTGagtacacttttttttcaacatgaaaaaatttatcttgATTTCAAATCTTTGAATTCTCTATTCAGTCGCTTCCCTCATTCTGGGggttattttattaatttaaacttttgattttccataaaaatacTCACAGTTACATGGCAACTTGGTGAAAGTGATGTCAAATTCAATATGTACTCGTTCATCCGATGTAGTTGAATCCACGAACAAATGCTCCAGCACTTCAGTCgacaaaaactgttttgtttCTAGCACAATTAGGAGTACTATTGCTATCGTGGCTATTAGGGTGACTGAAATATCGATTACTTATTCAAACTCATTGCCTTGTCGCCTCCTCACCTAATCCACCGGACAATGTTTTGACCCGAAAGTCGTCCATTGGCTTTCGATATGCATCGAAATGTTTTAATGACCAAAGTAAGGACATTCTGTCTGCAAAAATACAACTTAAAACAAGAAAGCAACGTAGAACAACTATAAAGTACATGGAAGTCATAAAATGCCACGACGTCTTTTTGGTGCAACTGCGCTCTGTTGACAAGAAAATGCATTAATTCGTCTCTGCGTCACTATTTGATAGACAGCAGGAGAGAAAGGCTATCCTCCGGTTTGTGAATAAAATTGTCGAGTATTCAATGGTTCACTGAAACAATAATTGATTTATATTataacagaat comes from Caenorhabditis elegans chromosome X and encodes:
- the ergi-3 gene encoding Endoplasmic reticulum-Golgi intermediate compartment protein 3 (Confirmed by transcript evidence), with product MSLLWSLKHFDAYRKPMDDFRVKTLSGGLVTLIATIAIVLLIVLETKQFLSTEVLEHLFVDSTTSDERVHIEFDITFTKLPCNFITVDVMDVSSEAQENINDDIYRLRLDPEGRNISESAQKIEINQNKTSVETTDVIQEVKCGSCYGAAADGICCNTCDDVKSAYAVKGWQVNIEEVEQCKNDKWVKEFNEHKNEGCRVYGTVKVAKVAGNFHLAPGDPHQAMRSHVHDLHNLDPVKFDASHTVNHVSFGKSFPGKNYPLDGKVNTDNRGGIMYQYYVKVVPTRYDYLDGRVDQSHQFSVTTHKKDLGFRQSGLPGFFLQYEFSPLMVQYEEFRQSFASFLVSLCAIVGGVFAMAQLVDITIYHSSRYMKSRIAGGKLT